In a single window of the Oncorhynchus gorbuscha isolate QuinsamMale2020 ecotype Even-year unplaced genomic scaffold, OgorEven_v1.0 Un_scaffold_7756, whole genome shotgun sequence genome:
- the LOC124029804 gene encoding transmembrane protein 192-like: VSSSVDVSQSVEEDPLVDGPLISHDALQSAIRREFTTLPTHCPAVLLLLLQVVYVSLSVCVAIVCVLEVGREECVRVLGNVRGQSVVVIGKVFVWLCVLLFGVCVQHHHSRVRSRGYLRFYRDNRTLKHLPFLIHSAGNTAVLVVMSAGLPEVDHLPVYLLLGILGLELLVSLPCLIIYTACV; encoded by the exons gtcaGTTCATCAGTAGATGTGTCTCAGAGTGTTGAGGAGGACCCTTTAGTGGACGGACCGCTGATCTCCCATGATGCCCTGCAGTCTGCTATCAGGAGAGAATTCACGActctccccacacactgtcctgctgtcctgctgttgctgctgcag gtggtgtatgtgtctctgagtgtgtgtgttgccatagtgtgtgtgttggaggttGGCCGGGAGGAGTGTGTCCGTGTGTTGGGTAATGTTCGGGGGCAGAGTGTGGTGGTGATTGGGAAGGtgtttgtgtggctgtgtgtgttgttgtttggtgtgtgtgttcagcatcaCCACAGCCGAGTGAGGAGCAGAGGATACCTGCGTTTCTACAGAGACAACCGCACCCTGAAACACCTGCCCTTCCTCATCCACTCTGCAG ggaacaCGGCGGTGTTGGTGGTCATGTCAGCTGGTCTGCCAGAGGTGGATCATCTTCCTGTTTATCTGCTGCTAGGGATTCTGGGACTGGAGCTCCTGGTCTCTCTGCCTTGTCTGATCATCTACACAG